GCCATTTGCCATAAGCTGTTTAACAGTGCCCATCCCAACGCTTTAAGGAAAGCCGATTGGTACAACAGGTTCATGAGTTACTTATTGTTTTTTCAGATTGTCTAAGATTTTTTGGATCTCCTCCAGTTCTTCCGCCGATGCTTTGTGATTACCCAGGGCCTGCATCACCAGTTCACCGGATGACCCGCCAAACAGGCTATCGATCATCTTATTTAATAAATGCTTTTGGGTTTTTTCTTTGCTTACCGCTGCCTGGTAAATGTGGGTCTTTATAGAATCGTCACGTTTTACCAAACCTTTTTCATGCATGATCTGCATCAGTTTCAGGGTAGTGGTATAGCCGGCTTCCTTGGTTTGCAACAATTCTTCGTGCACTTCACGTACGCTGGCATTCCCTTTTTTCCATAAGATCTGCAGGATCTCTAACTCACTCTCAGTGGGTTTT
The Niastella koreensis GR20-10 genome window above contains:
- a CDS encoding BlaI/MecI/CopY family transcriptional regulator, with amino-acid sequence MATTKTIKPTESELEILQILWKKGNASVREVHEELLQTKEAGYTTTLKLMQIMHEKGLVKRDDSIKTHIYQAAVSKEKTQKHLLNKMIDSLFGGSSGELVMQALGNHKASAEELEEIQKILDNLKKQ